In one Alnus glutinosa chromosome 14, dhAlnGlut1.1, whole genome shotgun sequence genomic region, the following are encoded:
- the LOC133857262 gene encoding chromatin modification-related protein EAF1 B-like isoform X3, whose product MHGCSSGSGLLVNAEVDSMGGVVDGGVGVGLKTSPRRAAIERAQTALRQEYDVREERRRELEFLEKGGNPLDFKFGNASSVSVQSTSLTDQHPEQIVTSEAKGSFALAASPHGDSVESSGRPGVPAVCEPNSADNLLLFDGENELLEAERGSIQASRRNNIAPSEQSSQMDGSQNAKESEDSAIVRPYARRNRSRHPIRDGARGRDGKGMMSETNNTKDQNIPSVSNPKSASSNGDMVSKIVSSDNQLDKDLDGVQALVTTSRSLPEGKLDIKAPKSLRDNQFDQPSQVSSQQTAIDMASGVPDLVGERHQAVSAGFEHPPCATTKKDENETRSGQLNGFSSIKIDRKSILNEGQNSNAALGTKVLDPECSSTQASLGLDVNNDSDMCTNTRKVVSNGNTTDQTSNFEETINLAGGEVVKEKNEPNGVDKKNDTKPIDKTNETKAVDSGPIIDAHHDSVYQNHSGNGSVVEVEEDMDINRSELQNEVKYPSNIEGVQQNEHTASENEGKVDDVLGDNSNPSKENIGTGGLQERLDVSNRELPGAAFSGMDSSAAPEPQTCSGNSLKLADKAHEDSILEEARIIEAKRKRIAELSVRTLYLEHRRKSQWDFVLEEMAWLANDFAQERLWKINAAAQICHRAAFTSRLRFSQQNQFWEQKRVACTLAKAVMQFWCSAEVLLNRDDPSVGQKNCNYSLVGSRTVDGNEVSKDKIGESDMVLERSQELGTQYPRKNPAITVLGYAVRFLKHNSSVGPSLQAEAPSTPDRISDLGTVEVSWEDHLTEESLFYSVPSGAMETYRKSIESHLLQSEKTGSSMQEEVDTSTYDAVADYGYEENVYDEDEGETSTFSLPGAFEGNKSSKFAQKKRISLMRSYTSRSYEVGADMPYGHCTSGTQQSMLMGKRPASLNVGSIPTKRMRTATRQRVLSPFSTGATGNMQAQVKTDASSGDTNSCQDDQSTLHIGSQIQKSVEVESVGDFEKQLPYDSAETSIKLKKKKKAKHQGSTYDLGWQMDSSVLNEQRDHSKKRIEGHHFESNGTSGLYGQPNAKKPKIMKQSLDNTFDSITPMSGSIPSPVASQMSNMSNPNKFIKLIGGRDRGRKVKALKMSPGQSGSGSPWSLFEDQALVVLVHDMGPNWELVSDVINSTLQFKCIFRKPKECKERHKLLMDRNSGDGADSAEDSGSSQSYPSTLPGIPKGSARQLFQRLQGPMEEDTIKAHFEKIIMIGQKQHYRRSQSDNQDLKQIGAVHNSHAVAVSQVCPNNLNGVVLTPLDLCDATTSSPEALGYQGSHASGLAISNQGAVASVLPTSGANSALQGSSSVVLGSNLSSPSGPVNTSVRYNVPRTSSLPVDEQQRLQQYNQMLSGRNIQQSSMSVPGALSGGDRGVRMLPGGNAMGVMCGMNRSMPISRPGFQGMASSSMLNSGTMHSSSMVGMPSPVNMHSGPGSGQVNSMLRPRDPLHMMRPGHNPEHQRQMMVPELQMQVTQGNSQVMPHFNGLSSAFSNQTTSPPVQPYAGHSQQQHQMSPQQSHALSSAHHPHIQGPSHATGSQQQAYIRLAKERHLQQRYLQQQQQQQQPPFPASNALMPHVQSQPQLPISGSLQNSSQIQSQTSSQPVSLSPATPSSPMTPLSSQHQQKHQLPQHGLSRNPGASGLTNQMGKQRQRQLQQQQQFQQSGRHHPQQRQQPQSQQQAKLLKGMGRGNMMVQQNLPIDPSHLNGLSMPPGTQVPEKGEQIMHVMQGQGVYTGSGLNPVQPSKPLVPSQSSNHSQLQQKLLSGPAPPSSKQLQQMPPHSDNSTQGQSPPVPSGHTLASSHQTNPSASVASNHQQLQLQPQPQPQPHQKQVNQTQSSVQRMLQQNRQVNSELQNKSQTDLAQADQQAVNNASQVICSTAMPQACIDSADVVPVVSSGTASQWKASEPAYDSNLPDLVTQVSSVGSPPIPNSAGSEPLPPISPGLGPRQLSGSFPLHGHNVGAQWQSQLPPQQSPAPPPPSQQQHQPQEQQPPQHIQPQQQSHQQTQLLQAGQGSLYMRPTSSKLE is encoded by the exons ATGCATGGATGTAGTTCAGGCTCTGGCCTCCTCGTAAATGCTGAGGTTGATTCCATGGGTGGAGTTGTTGACGGCGGGGTTGGTGTTGGTTTGAAAACCTCTCCACGCCGAGCAGCAATTGAGAGGGCTCAAACAGCGCTTAG GCAGGAATATGATGTTCGTGAGGAAAGAAGAAGGGAGCTTGAATTTCTTGAGAAA GGTGGCAATCCTTTGGACTTTAAGTTTGGGAATGCATCTTCGGTAAGTGTCCAGTCTACTTCGCTCACTGATCAGCATCCAGAACAAATTGTGACCAG TGAAGCGAAAGGTAGTTTTGCGTTGGCTGCCTCGCCCCATGGGGATTCTGTTGAGAGTAGCGGTAGACCAGGGGTTCCTGCAGTTTGCGAACCCAATAGTGCCGATAATCTGTTACTTTTTGATGGTGAAAATGAGTTACTTGAAGCTGAAAGGGGCTCTATACAAGCTAGTCGAAGGAATAACATTGCTCCATCAGAACAGTCTTCCCAGATGGATGGGAGTCAAAACGCCAAGGAATCTGAAGATTCGGCAATTGTTCGCCCATATGCTCGAAGGAATAGGTCCAGACACCCAATCCGTGATGGTGCTCGCGGAAGGGATGGAAAGGGGATGATGTCTGAAACAAACAACACAAAGGACCAGAATATACCTTCTGTTTCTAATCCAAAGTCTGCTAGTTCAAACGGTGATATGGTTTCTAAAATTGTATCTTCTGATAATCAGTTGGATAAGGACTTAGACGGTGTGCAGGCTCTAGTGACTACTAGTCGTAGCCTGCCTGAAGGTAAGTTGGATATTAAGGCTCCTAAAAGCTTGCGGGATAACCAATTTGATCAACCTTCTCAAGTCAGTTCTCAGCAAACTGCTATTGACATGGCTTCTGGGGTACCTGATCTTGTTGGAGAAAGGCATCAGGCAGTTTCAGCTGGTTTTGAGCATCCGCCTTGTGCAACTACAAAAAAAGATGAGAACGAAACTAGATCTGGTCAGCTGAATGGCTTTAGCAGCATCAAAATAGATAGAAAAAGCATACTTAATGAAGGTCAAAATAGCAATGCAGCGTTAGGCACAAAGGTTTTAGATCCAGAGTGCTCTTCCACCCAAGCTAGCCTAGGCTTAGATGTAAATAATGATAGTGACATGTGTACTAATACAAGGAAAGTCGTATCTAATGGGAACACTACGGaccaaacttcaaattttgaagagacaATAAATTTAGCAGGTGGTGAAGTGGTCAAAGAAAAGAACGAGCCCAATGGTGTTGACAAAAAGAATGATACTAAGCCTATTGACAAAACCAATGAGACCAAAGCTGTTGATAGTGGTCCTATTATTGATGCCCACCATGATTCTGTTTATCAAAACCACTCTGGCAATGGTAGTGTGGTCGAAGTTGAGGAAGATATGGACATAAATAGATCTGAATTACAAAATGAGGTAAAATATCCTTCCAACATCGAGGGAGTGCAACAAAATGAACATACGGCATCAGAAAATGAAGGGAAAGTGGATGATGTGTTGGGTGATAATTCCAATCCCAGCAAGGAAAACATTGGCACTGGTGGACTTCAGGAACGCTTGGATGTCTCCAACCGTGAACTTCCAGGGGCTGCTTTCTCAGGGATGGACTCTTCTGCTGCCCCTGAACCTCAAACTTGTTCTGGTAACAGTTTAAAATTGGCAGACAAGGCACATGAAGATTCTATTCTGGAAGAGGCACGGATTATAGAG GCTAAGCGTAAGAGAATCGCAGAGTTATCTGTTCGTACTTTATATTTGGAGCATCGGCGAAAATCTCAATGGGACTTTGTCCTTGAGGAAATGGCATGGTTGGCAAATGATTTTGCGCAG GAGCGTCTCTGGAAGATAAATGCTGCTGCTCAAATATGTCATCGGGCTGCTTTTACTTCTCGGTTGAGATTCTCgcaacaaaatcaattttgggAGCAAAAAAGAGTTGCTTGCACCTTAGCAAAGGCTGTCATGCAGTTTTGGTGTTCAGCAGAGGTGCTTCTAAATAGGGATGATCCAAGTGTTGGTCAAAAGAACTGCAATTATAGTTTGGTTGGATCAAGGACCGTTGATGGGAATGAAGTTTCTAAGGACAAGATTGGAGAATCTGATATGGTGCTG GAGCGAAGCCAAGAATTAGGGACTCAGTATCCCAGAAAAAATCCTGCAATTACTGTACTGGGATATGCAGTGAGATTTTTGAAACATAACAGCTCTGTTGGTCCTTCTCTTCAAGCGGAAGCACCATCAACTCCTGACAGGATATCTGATTTAGGAACTGTGGAAGTGTCGTGGGAGGATCATCTTACAGAA GAAAGCCTCTTCTATTCCGTTCCCTCTGGTGCAATGGAAACCTACAGAAAATCTATTGAGTCTCATCTGCTACAGTCGGAG AAAACTGGGAGTAGCATGCAAGAAGAAGTTGACACATCAACATATGATGCTGTAGCAG ATTATGGATACGAAGAGAATGTGTATGATGAGGATGAAGGAGAAACGAGCACGTTTTCTTTACCTGGAGCCTTCGAAGGTAACAAGTCATCAAAATTTGCCCAGAAGAAAAGGATAAGCTTGATGAGATCATACACTTCGAGATCATATGAAGTGGGAGCTGATATGCCATATGGACACTGCACAAGTGGAACTCAACAGTCAATGTTGATGGGGAAAAGGCCTGCTAGTCTTAATGTTGGTTCAATTCCTACAAAACGCATGCGCACTGCTACTAGGCAAAGGGTTTTGAGTCCTTTCAGTACTGGAGCAACTGGGAATATGCAGGCTCAAGTTAAGACAGATGCTTCAAGTGGAGATACTAATTCCTGTCAGGATGACCAGAGTACTTTGCATATTGGATCCCAGATCCAGAAAAGTGTGGAGGTTGAGTCAGTTGGGGACTTTGAAAAGCAGTTGCCATATGACTCTGCAGAAACATCAATAAagcttaaaaagaagaagaaggcaaagCATCAG GGCTCCACATATGACCTGGGATGGCAGATGGATTCCTCCGTTCTTAATGAACAG AGGGATCATTCTAAGAAGAGAATTGAAGGTCACCATTTTGAATCGAATGGAACAAGTG GTTTGTATGGGCAACCAAATGCCAAGAAGCCAAAGATTATGAAGCAATCACTAGATAATACTTTTGACAGCATTACACCTATGAGTGGGTCCATTCCTTCTCCTGTAGCATCCCAAATGAGTAATATGTCCAACCCGaataaattcattaaattgatAGGTGGTCGGGATAGGGGCCGGAAAGTTAAAGCGCTGAAG ATGTCACCTGGGCAGTCTGGTTCTGGAAGTCCATGGTCGCTATTCGAAGATCAG gCACTTGTTGTCCTTGTACATGATATGGGTCCTAACTGGGAGCTTGTAAGTGATGTTATCAACAGTACTCTGCAGTTTAAG TGTATCTTTCGTAAGCCTAAAGAGTGCAAGGAGCGGCACAAACTTTTAATGGACAGGAATTCTGGGGATGGGGCTGACAGTGCTGAAGATTCAGGATCGTCTCAATCTTATCCATCTACATTACCAGGAATTCCGAAG GGCAGTGCCAGACAATTGTTTCAACGTTTGCAGGGGCCAATGGAAGAGGATACTATCAAGGCTCATTTTGAGAAAATAATTATGATTGGGCAAAAGCAGCACTACCGGAGGAGTCAG AGTGATAACCAGGATCTAAAACAAATTGGCGCAGTTCACAATTCTCATGCAGTTGCTGTTTCCCAAGTCTGCCCAAATAACCTGAATGGAGTTGTTCTAAC GCCCCTTGATCTCTGTGATGCAACTACATCAAGCCCGGAAGCCCTTGGTTATCAAGGTTCTCATGCGAGTGGTTTAGCAATATCAAATCAGGGTGCTGTTGCATCAGTACTTCCTACTTCTGGGGCAAATTCTGCACTACAAGGATCTTCCAGTGTGGTACTTGGCAGTAACTTGTCATCGCCATCTGGTCCAGTTAATACTTCTGTCAG ATATAATGTTCCAAGAACATCATCTTTACCAGTTGATGAGCAGCAAAGATTGCAACAATACAATCAAATGTTATCAGGTAGAAACATTCAGCAGAGTAGCATGTCTGTTCCTGGGGCTCTTTCAGGAGGTGATCGTGGTGTACGTATGCTTCCTGGTGGAAATGCTATGGGCGTGATGTGTGGGATGAATAGAAGCATGCCAATATCAAGGCCAGGGTTTCAAGGAATGGCCTCATCATCTATGTTGAATTCTGGAACCATGCATTCTTCCAGTATGGTGGGGATGCCAAGCCCTGTAAATATGCACTCTGGGCCTGGTTCTGGTCAAGTAAACTCTATGTTAAGACCTCGTGACCCTTTGCATATGATGCGG CCTGGCCATAACCCGGAGCATCAAAGGCAAATGATGGTTCCTGAGCTTCAGATGCAGGTCACGCAAGGGAACAGCCAAGTTATGCCCCATTTCAATGGGCTGAGCTCTGCGTTTTCTAATCAGACAACTTCACCACCTGTTCAGCCATATGCAGGCCACTCTCAGCAGCAACATCAGATGTCTCCACAGCAGTCCCATGCTCTCAGTAGCGCTCATCACCCTCATATTCAAGGCCCCAGTCATGCTACAGGTTCTCAGCAGCAAGCCTATATCCGACTTGCTAAAGAAAGGCATCTGCAGCAGCGGTATTTgcagcagcagcaacaacagcaaCAGCCACCGTTTCCAGCATCTAATGCTTTGATGCCACATGTCCAGTCACAACCACAACTTCCCATATCGGGTTCGCTTCAAAATAGTTCCCAGATTCAATCCCAAACTTCATCTCAGCCAGTATCTCTGTCACCTGCGACACCGTCTTCCCCAATGACTCCTTTATCATCTCAGCACCAGCAGAAACATCAACTTCCACAACATGGGCTCAGTCGGAATCCTGGTGCCAGTGGGTTGACCAATCAGATGGGGAAGCAACGGCAACGACAgctgcagcagcagcagcaattTCAACAATCTGGCAGGCACCACCCTCAACAACGGCAACAACCACAGTCCCAGCAGCAGGCTAAACTTTTGAAGGGAATGGGAAGAGGGAACATGATGGTACAACAGAACCTCCCCATTGATCCTTCTCATCTTAATGGCCTTTCTATGCCGCCAGGAACCCAAGTGCCAGAGAAAGGAGAGCAGATCATGCACGTAATGCAAGGTCAAGGTGTATATACTGGCTCTGGCCTAAACCCAGTTCAACCATCTAAACCATTGGTTCCTTCTCAATCTTCGAACCATTCCCAGCTGCAGCAAAAGCTACTTTCTGGTCCAGCACCCCCTTCATCGAAGCAACTGCAGCAGATGCCTCCTCATTCTGATAATAGCACGCAAGGCCAGTCTCCACCGGTTCCTTCGGGTCATACATTAGCATCTTCCCATCAAACTAATCCATCAGCCAGTGTTGCTTCCAACCACCAACAGCTGCAGCTACAACCACAGCCACAACCACAGCCACACCAAAAGCAGGTTAATCAAACTCAATCAAGTGTTCAGAGAATGCTCCAACAGAATCGTCAAGTGAATTCGGAGTTGCAGAACAAATCTCAGACTGATCTAGCTCAAGCTGACCAGCAGGCTGTGAATAATGCGTCTCAGGTGATTTGTAGCACGGCAATGCCTCAGGCCTGTATTGATTCAGCTGATGTGGTACCTGTTGTTTCTTCTGGTACTGCTTCTCAGTGGAAGGCATCAGAACCAGCATATGATTCTAATCTGCCTGACTTGGTGACTCAAGTGAGTTCCGTTGGGAGCCCACCAATTCCAAATTCAGCTGGAAGTGAGCCATTACCACCTATTAGTCCAGGGTTAGGCCCGAGGCAGTTATCAGGTAGCTTTCCATTGCATGGACATAATGTTGGAGCACAGTGGCAGTCTCAGTTACCACCGCAACAATCTCcagcaccaccaccaccatcccAACAACAGCATCAGCCACAAGAACAACAACCACCTCAACATATTCAGCCACAACAACAGTCTCACCAGCAAACACAGCTTCTGCAAGCAGGGCAAGGCAGTTTGTACATGAGGCCCACTAGTTCTAAATTGGAATGA